In one Alphaproteobacteria bacterium genomic region, the following are encoded:
- a CDS encoding DUF4007 family protein: MARGPLHEQEYKHQFSGHETFPLRYGWLKKAYDAISETEGDEDNKRVFLGDDAIARFGVGKNMVASMRHWATVAGIVEEPQGSQMIRTTELGRKLFGADGVDPYMEHPATLWLIHWKLAALPTKTTWFWAFNHFPAVAFQRENLIKGLTRLANDRGWSRVAGATIKNDVACFIRTYVAQRPSGHAGLDDALESPLTELGLIKATGRDNFRFVRGPKSTLGNGAFVYALLDFWSRRSSTATLSFEAIAHEPGGPGRVFLLDENDVADRLADLEDVTNGALRWSEATGLRQVVRDPVRKTAEPLSYVDIDYAATIEKEAA; encoded by the coding sequence ATGGCGCGAGGGCCACTGCACGAACAAGAATACAAGCATCAGTTCTCGGGTCACGAGACCTTTCCTCTTCGCTATGGGTGGCTGAAGAAGGCTTACGATGCGATTTCTGAAACGGAAGGCGACGAAGACAACAAACGTGTATTTTTAGGTGATGACGCCATCGCGCGCTTTGGTGTCGGAAAGAACATGGTCGCCTCGATGCGTCATTGGGCGACCGTCGCCGGCATCGTGGAAGAGCCTCAAGGCTCGCAGATGATCAGGACAACGGAGCTTGGTCGAAAGCTGTTCGGCGCGGACGGCGTTGATCCGTACATGGAGCATCCGGCGACGTTGTGGCTGATCCACTGGAAATTAGCCGCGCTGCCGACCAAAACAACATGGTTCTGGGCTTTTAATCATTTTCCAGCAGTAGCATTCCAACGCGAAAATCTCATAAAAGGTCTGACCCGCCTTGCCAACGATCGCGGGTGGTCGCGCGTTGCTGGAGCGACCATCAAGAACGACGTTGCCTGCTTCATTCGGACCTACGTCGCGCAGCGCCCGAGCGGACATGCGGGCCTTGATGACGCGCTTGAGTCGCCTCTCACTGAATTGGGTCTGATAAAGGCCACTGGACGTGACAATTTCCGATTTGTGCGCGGACCGAAGTCCACCTTGGGTAACGGTGCCTTCGTCTATGCGTTACTTGATTTTTGGTCGCGACGTTCTTCGACGGCGACGCTTTCGTTTGAGGCAATTGCTCACGAGCCAGGCGGGCCGGGGCGAGTATTTCTTCTCGATGAAAACGACGTAGCTGACCGGCTTGCCGATCTTGAGGATGTGACCAACGGCGCGTTGCGGTGGTCGGAGGCCACCGGCCTGAGACAAGTCGTGCGGGATCCGGTTCGGAAGACCGCAGAGCCGTTGTCGTATGTTGATATCGACTACGCCGCAACCATAGAAAAGGAGGCGGCGTGA
- a CDS encoding DNA sulfur modification protein DndB, producing the protein MTKPKCERIVLPALRGVMGCWVYYSCLMNLKELAQRVRYAEEVHNNKHLSDMIQRQLTRGRSALIAAYLDSQEERFFNSLVVATYGGQPNWHALTDIKSKDSEEELSNLQDETIASVGFLTLQGDENLFALDGQHRLAGIKKAIKDGLDQDPFDEVSVIFVAHEKTKKGLERTRRLFTTLNKTARPVSKGDIIALDEDDVMAISVRRLIEQTKLFHGSKVAFVASNNMPASNTVAMTTIGNLYDVLTIVFTNAKTELKKTKADLQRSRPNDEALEAYFSLAKEYFECLGKYVPEAREFFSTENTEEIVKKYRGNHGGSAIYRPIGLEIFTRIVAKLTHDMTLNEAVKLAAKLPRTLSKAPYVNLMWDSSNKTISNSHNVTLREILLYMVGASKMTEATLTERYQRETGNDLAKLPAKII; encoded by the coding sequence ATGACAAAACCTAAGTGTGAGCGAATCGTGCTACCAGCCCTGCGCGGCGTAATGGGCTGTTGGGTGTACTACTCGTGTCTTATGAATCTAAAGGAGCTTGCACAACGGGTCAGGTATGCGGAAGAGGTGCATAACAATAAGCATTTGTCCGACATGATCCAAAGGCAGCTTACGCGAGGAAGAAGCGCACTGATTGCCGCATATCTGGATAGCCAAGAAGAACGATTCTTTAATTCATTGGTAGTCGCTACGTATGGTGGCCAGCCAAATTGGCATGCGTTAACAGATATCAAGAGTAAAGATAGCGAAGAAGAGCTTTCAAATTTGCAGGATGAAACCATCGCCTCTGTTGGATTTCTGACGTTGCAGGGTGATGAGAATCTATTTGCTCTTGATGGGCAGCATCGCCTTGCCGGGATTAAGAAGGCGATCAAAGACGGCCTTGATCAAGATCCATTTGATGAAGTTTCGGTCATTTTTGTCGCGCATGAGAAAACAAAGAAAGGCCTTGAAAGAACAAGGAGGTTATTCACCACCTTAAACAAGACGGCACGCCCAGTGTCGAAGGGCGATATTATTGCCTTAGACGAGGATGATGTTATGGCCATCAGCGTGCGGAGGCTAATCGAACAGACGAAGCTATTTCATGGAAGCAAGGTTGCCTTTGTTGCGTCGAACAATATGCCAGCTTCAAATACAGTAGCCATGACGACAATCGGGAATCTATACGATGTCCTAACCATCGTATTTACTAACGCTAAAACTGAATTGAAGAAGACCAAAGCAGATTTACAAAGGTCGAGGCCGAACGACGAGGCCTTAGAGGCCTATTTTAGCCTCGCGAAGGAATATTTTGAGTGCCTTGGTAAGTATGTTCCGGAGGCAAGGGAGTTTTTCTCGACAGAGAATACGGAAGAAATCGTCAAAAAATATCGGGGCAATCACGGGGGAAGCGCAATTTACCGGCCTATAGGGCTGGAGATTTTTACGCGCATTGTTGCCAAATTGACCCATGACATGACGCTCAACGAGGCCGTGAAACTCGCAGCGAAGTTGCCAAGAACACTAAGCAAGGCGCCATATGTGAACCTTATGTGGGATTCAAGCAATAAGACCATCTCAAATTCACACAACGTGACCTTGCGCGAAATTTTGCTCTATATGGTAGGCGCCTCAAAAATGACTGAGGCTACATTGACAGAGAGATACCAGAGGGAGACTGGAAACGATTTGGCGAAACTGCCTGCCAAGATCATTTAG
- a CDS encoding AAA family ATPase — MKLLRAEFHNFRLLRDLELRFSSDAEKNLTVIRAANESGKTTILNALQWALYGDTALPGKGDGFRLHPIDWEESDGKRVPITATVEFEVTTVRRGPSGLHETRRQYRIVRSTYEEIDSDARRSPSTVKLFALNDTGASPIDAPEALINEELPPELRDVFFTDGDRALSFIEAEVALSTKRERVQRAIRSLLGLGVIEDAIKHVKKAAADVNKQAKQVGAGGELNKIASRLEMIDDEASKLETDLEDAKQQFAAFDEKVEETDKKIAAALQKGDKEQLKKDLDAAKKKIKQLDDQLAAANKEHAALFRSRSLATDLLAPVLQQAFDKLEELHDQGKIPNTTVPVLEDRLTAEVCICGETLAPDDPDGHRRRSHIQKLIDDSQKADAIQETITSLYFGARPQQSGGNEERWLEDYEKVVKSRDGLQILRDDAGREFRALELQLDSLPDTDIQGLRETRRHYKDQRDRYLSKRTEIETKLAGLQRDREGLTQERDRLLREQKKGARIIAELEVTQDVTQVLQSAYDRITNEELHKVSQLMNDIFLEMIGADPEQGAIIRRAEISTEFDIIVYGPNDRTLNPDRDLNGASRRALTLAFILALTKVSEVEAPNVIDTPLGMTSGYVKRSILRTAVRESAQLILFLTHDEIAGCEEIIDEAAGVVLTLTNPAHYPKMLVNNPGVTERKVLRCECNHRSECQLCQRRTDADVQLEIAS; from the coding sequence ATGAAACTGCTTCGCGCTGAATTTCACAATTTCCGCCTTCTTCGAGACCTCGAGCTTCGCTTCTCAAGCGACGCCGAAAAGAATTTGACTGTTATCCGTGCAGCCAATGAGTCGGGAAAGACGACGATCCTTAACGCGCTTCAATGGGCGCTATACGGCGACACCGCTCTTCCCGGAAAGGGAGACGGTTTCCGTCTGCACCCTATAGACTGGGAAGAATCAGACGGAAAGCGGGTTCCGATCACGGCAACTGTCGAGTTCGAAGTGACCACCGTCCGCCGTGGCCCCAGCGGTCTTCACGAAACTCGGCGGCAGTATCGGATCGTCCGATCAACCTATGAGGAAATCGACAGCGATGCGCGCCGGTCCCCGTCCACGGTGAAACTCTTTGCGCTGAACGATACAGGCGCCTCACCGATTGACGCGCCTGAAGCTCTTATCAATGAGGAATTGCCACCAGAGCTTCGGGACGTGTTTTTCACCGATGGAGATAGAGCGCTGAGTTTCATTGAAGCTGAAGTTGCGCTCTCTACAAAGCGTGAACGTGTGCAGCGTGCAATACGGTCACTGCTTGGACTTGGGGTAATTGAAGACGCCATCAAACACGTCAAAAAAGCTGCGGCGGATGTAAACAAGCAGGCCAAGCAGGTCGGGGCCGGAGGGGAGCTAAACAAGATCGCTTCCCGGCTTGAGATGATTGATGACGAGGCATCGAAGCTCGAAACCGATTTGGAAGATGCGAAACAGCAGTTCGCTGCATTTGATGAGAAGGTTGAAGAGACTGACAAGAAGATCGCGGCCGCTTTACAAAAGGGCGACAAAGAGCAACTCAAGAAGGACCTCGATGCGGCCAAAAAGAAGATTAAGCAGCTTGATGATCAACTTGCCGCCGCAAACAAGGAACATGCCGCGCTTTTTCGTAGCCGCTCCCTTGCTACGGACCTATTGGCTCCAGTGTTGCAGCAGGCATTCGACAAGCTCGAAGAGCTCCACGATCAGGGGAAAATACCGAATACGACGGTTCCGGTCCTTGAAGATCGCCTAACCGCCGAAGTCTGCATCTGCGGAGAGACGCTTGCACCGGATGACCCTGACGGGCATCGGCGCCGATCTCATATCCAGAAGCTCATTGATGACAGCCAAAAGGCCGATGCCATCCAAGAAACAATAACAAGCCTTTACTTCGGTGCTCGTCCGCAGCAATCCGGAGGAAATGAAGAGCGGTGGTTAGAAGACTATGAGAAAGTCGTCAAAAGCCGTGACGGGCTTCAAATCCTCCGCGATGACGCAGGCCGAGAATTCCGGGCACTAGAGCTGCAACTCGACTCGCTGCCGGACACCGACATCCAGGGCCTTCGGGAAACGCGGCGACACTATAAGGACCAACGTGATCGCTATCTATCGAAGCGCACGGAGATCGAAACGAAGCTTGCCGGCCTTCAGCGAGATCGTGAGGGACTAACCCAAGAACGTGACCGGCTGCTGAGAGAACAGAAGAAAGGCGCCCGTATCATTGCCGAACTGGAAGTTACCCAAGATGTCACACAGGTACTCCAGAGCGCCTACGACCGCATCACTAATGAAGAGCTGCACAAAGTCAGCCAGCTTATGAATGACATCTTCCTGGAAATGATAGGCGCTGACCCTGAACAGGGGGCAATCATCCGTCGTGCGGAAATCAGCACCGAATTCGACATCATCGTTTACGGCCCAAATGACCGTACCCTGAATCCAGATCGAGACCTAAATGGTGCATCCCGCCGGGCGCTTACTTTAGCGTTTATTCTCGCCCTCACGAAGGTCAGTGAAGTTGAGGCGCCCAATGTCATCGATACCCCGTTGGGTATGACTAGTGGCTATGTAAAACGCTCCATCCTCAGAACGGCCGTGCGTGAAAGCGCACAGCTCATTCTGTTCCTGACCCACGATGAAATCGCTGGCTGCGAAGAGATCATCGACGAAGCCGCAGGCGTGGTGCTGACGCTCACCAACCCGGCGCACTATCCGAAGATGCTCGTAAACAATCCTGGCGTCACTGAACGGAAAGTCTTGCGGTGTGAATGCAACCACAGAAGCGAATGTCAGCTTTGCCAGCGCCGCACTGATGCTGACGTCCAATTAGAGATAGCATCGTAG
- a CDS encoding phosphoadenosine phosphosulfate reductase family protein, with product MAAAEKHVLGLSGGRDSAALAVYMRQHHPELDIEYFFTDTGKELPEVYEYLGRLEGFLGKPILRLNPDRDFDFWLKQYNDFLPSPQTRWCTRQLKLRPFERWLRPMLDEGIKVFSYVAIRGDEEYREGYSSKHENLVVKLPFKDAGIDKAGVLEILDAAGLGLPTYYSWRTRSGCTFCFFQQKIEWVRLMEEHPEAFEDAKAYEKNAVEHGSPFTWSQGESLEELSKPERVEQIRQDHAQRLARRRSKVQPNPLRPDSEPLDIDDLYGQAKVCLACHK from the coding sequence ATGGCAGCAGCAGAAAAGCACGTACTTGGCTTATCCGGTGGCCGGGACAGCGCGGCGTTGGCCGTCTACATGCGTCAGCACCATCCAGAACTTGATATCGAATACTTCTTTACCGACACAGGTAAAGAGCTACCGGAAGTCTATGAGTACCTTGGCCGTCTGGAAGGGTTCCTGGGTAAGCCGATCCTCCGGCTCAATCCGGATCGCGATTTCGATTTCTGGCTCAAGCAGTACAACGACTTCCTGCCGTCTCCGCAGACTCGTTGGTGTACCAGGCAGTTAAAGCTACGTCCGTTCGAGCGCTGGCTTCGCCCGATGCTCGACGAAGGCATAAAGGTATTCAGTTACGTGGCCATTAGAGGCGATGAAGAATACCGAGAAGGATACAGCTCCAAACACGAGAACCTCGTTGTGAAGCTCCCTTTTAAAGACGCTGGCATCGACAAAGCGGGTGTTCTTGAGATTCTCGACGCAGCAGGATTAGGGCTTCCGACGTACTATTCCTGGAGGACCCGCAGCGGCTGTACGTTCTGCTTCTTTCAGCAGAAGATCGAGTGGGTGCGATTGATGGAAGAGCATCCAGAGGCGTTCGAGGACGCGAAGGCGTATGAAAAGAACGCTGTTGAGCATGGTTCGCCCTTTACTTGGAGCCAGGGCGAGTCATTGGAAGAGCTATCAAAACCCGAGCGAGTGGAACAAATCAGGCAGGACCACGCCCAGCGCTTGGCGCGCCGTCGCTCCAAGGTTCAGCCAAATCCATTGCGGCCTGATAGCGAGCCGCTAGATATCGACGATCTGTACGGGCAGGCAAAGGTCTGTCTTGCGTGCCACAAATGA
- a CDS encoding DEAD/DEAH box helicase family protein, whose amino-acid sequence MVGFFSSAVLADLAPGLATFIEQSNESFRLIISPLLRQEDLAAIEAGTQSPEDVAAEIFDTIVVTEDLLQQHTLKCLSYLLRVGRLQLQIALMKDALFHPKVWLFHSGEDVLAAHGSSNVTYAGIKKNIEQIAISKSWDDPNQRYITEKLDYQFRRLWENKEDNCLVIPAPKAVEEKLLKTYQSETPPTEGDLQALYDRASGLSEEQAPYEIPILPTGNFSIPTNLRYEDGPFAHQGKAVSAWCEAGFRGVLEMATGSGKTITSMIAAFRLYENHQPLLIVVAAPYVPLIEQWCDEIAPFGLKPTNLTTFSGHQRRANELQRIKRRLRTGISKAEAVVISHDTLCTSAFLEVIESFDCAKLLIADEAHNLGSPSFTNNPPEFFEYRLALSATPIRQYDQEGTDALFSFFGEPVFQFTLEEAIGHCLVEYDYYVHPVYLTSDEMEDWYDLTAKIKQNAWRNDNGKPDEFLSKLLRDRRALLETAEGKLTTLSALLAKENLQALRHTLIYATDKAPAQLEAVNRLLRDKGVLFHQLTAEETSNRDQTKRIIRSFQDGEIQVLTAKRVLDEGVNIPQICRAFVLASTTVERQWIQRRGRLLRTCSAIGKTYSTIHDFLALPPGLEEGLDEDARGLVRSELKRAQEFARLARNAGRPDGPLAVLDKLADAAFL is encoded by the coding sequence CGACACGATAGTCGTGACTGAAGACCTCCTCCAGCAGCATACGCTGAAGTGCCTCTCTTACCTCCTTCGTGTCGGCCGGTTGCAGCTTCAAATAGCCCTAATGAAGGATGCGCTATTCCATCCAAAAGTCTGGCTGTTTCACTCTGGTGAAGACGTGTTGGCGGCGCACGGGTCAAGCAATGTGACCTATGCCGGCATTAAGAAAAACATCGAGCAGATTGCAATCTCGAAATCTTGGGACGACCCCAATCAACGGTACATCACTGAAAAATTGGATTATCAATTTCGCCGGCTGTGGGAGAACAAAGAAGACAATTGCCTCGTCATTCCTGCGCCTAAGGCAGTAGAGGAAAAGTTACTAAAGACCTATCAGTCGGAAACCCCACCCACAGAAGGAGACCTTCAAGCCCTATATGATCGGGCAAGCGGGCTTTCTGAAGAACAGGCGCCCTACGAGATTCCGATACTCCCGACAGGCAATTTCTCAATTCCTACCAATCTCCGATATGAAGATGGCCCGTTTGCGCATCAAGGCAAAGCGGTCAGCGCATGGTGCGAGGCGGGCTTCCGTGGCGTCCTTGAAATGGCAACGGGATCGGGCAAGACAATCACGTCAATGATTGCTGCCTTCCGGCTCTATGAAAACCATCAGCCGCTATTGATTGTGGTAGCCGCCCCTTACGTGCCGCTGATCGAACAGTGGTGCGATGAAATCGCACCCTTCGGTCTGAAACCAACAAATCTCACGACTTTCTCCGGACATCAGAGGCGAGCCAATGAACTACAGCGAATCAAACGGCGGCTGCGCACCGGCATCTCAAAAGCTGAGGCCGTGGTAATCAGTCACGACACTCTTTGCACTTCTGCATTCCTGGAGGTCATAGAATCCTTTGATTGTGCGAAGCTCCTAATCGCCGACGAAGCGCATAACTTAGGCAGTCCTTCATTCACCAATAATCCGCCTGAATTTTTTGAATACCGATTGGCCCTTTCGGCCACTCCAATCCGTCAATATGACCAAGAAGGCACAGATGCTCTTTTCTCATTCTTTGGCGAACCGGTATTTCAATTCACATTAGAAGAAGCAATCGGCCACTGTTTGGTAGAGTACGACTATTACGTTCATCCAGTTTACCTTACGTCCGATGAAATGGAGGATTGGTACGATCTCACGGCCAAGATCAAACAGAACGCCTGGCGCAATGACAACGGTAAGCCTGACGAATTTCTCTCGAAGTTGCTCCGAGATCGGCGCGCTCTGCTCGAAACAGCCGAAGGAAAGCTAACCACCTTGTCAGCTTTGCTTGCCAAGGAAAATCTCCAAGCGTTGCGGCATACGCTTATTTACGCCACAGACAAAGCGCCAGCACAGTTGGAAGCAGTGAATAGGCTATTGCGAGATAAAGGTGTTCTGTTTCACCAGCTCACCGCTGAGGAAACCAGCAATCGCGACCAAACGAAGCGGATTATTCGGTCGTTCCAGGACGGCGAAATCCAAGTCCTGACAGCTAAACGCGTTCTCGATGAGGGTGTCAACATCCCTCAGATATGTCGAGCATTCGTCCTCGCAAGCACTACGGTAGAGCGACAGTGGATTCAACGCCGTGGCCGCTTGCTGCGTACATGCAGCGCAATCGGCAAAACTTACAGTACCATTCACGATTTTCTTGCCCTGCCACCGGGACTAGAAGAAGGTCTTGATGAAGATGCCCGTGGGTTGGTGCGATCGGAACTCAAGAGAGCACAGGAATTTGCTCGATTGGCACGCAATGCAGGTAGGCCCGACGGACCCCTGGCGGTTCTCGACAAGCTCGCCGATGCTGCATTTTTATAA
- a CDS encoding ATP-binding protein: MLLKDRVRIARRFLRSIRIDTDLGDPKALEGFVCPQTSAEVLLAMARHVAEIGQGAFTWTGPYGSGKSSLVVALSALLNGNAELQEHAAKVFGRKVSDSLWKALPTGTKGWRIVPVVGRRDHPVQVIGEALSDAGLVSRQPRGGWSESQLLKAVTEGAAFSPKAHGGLVIFIDEMGKFLEGAAHEGADIYIFQQLAELASRSNGRLLIVGVLHQAFEEYAHRLSREMRDEWAKVQGRFIDLAVNTAGEEQIDLISRAIETDRKVAKPSKAAQLVASLVRAGQPKAADYLALLLENCWPLHPAVACLLGPISRRRFGQNQRSIFGFLNSAEPHGFQDFVNHTSDAEVYGPDQLWDYLRANLESSILSSPDGHRWALAAEAIERCEAIGGDALHIRLLKTIALIDLFKERSGLVPSFELLHACFPDTSKKALKDALEQLGKWSFTIFKKFLDAHAIYAGSDFDIDGAVGSALEEVDEIDFPALKALAGLQPVLAKRHYHDTGAMRWFDVSICPVRDVSELAARFEPRDGAIGQFLLAIPSDGESESVAADLCREAARHSDRWDVVVGISKRSWAIVPLARELLALDIVRNDRPELAGDVVARREVEARIAEITGQLEMELHRAFDGALWYRKHHKPKTYRQAELNSLASELADRRFSQCPRLHNELLNRQKPSASAISAQNILLRRMVLNEGEARLGIDKFPAEGGLFASILEATGLYAELDNGTWGFRSPGGGQSDLFRLTPAWEAALQFVKSQQGRIVKVSELYDVWREPPFGIKDGLMPILAVAFILAERESVAVYREGVFRSRFDDVDVDYLAKDASIIQLRWMNLSKMSERLLSGMAEIVRDLDVGNRAVQLEPIDVARGLIGIYEQLPQWTKRTMRLSDNALKVRDLFKRARDPNQFLFDDLPTVVGTSELASDSDLKRVVAEVRHGLGELAQAYPSMLHKLRDTMLAELQVVNNAPQALAGLRERAENIRQLAGDFHLDAFVGRLSQFNGSDESFEGIASLAANKPPRDWVDPDLDRAAVDLTDLSQQFLRAETFARVKGRPDKRQSIAVVIGMQGGRPAPLHEEFQVADTDRAAVKDLISRVSGALEQADIKQRNLILAALAEISANYMTEPPQPKSKSKRQASS, translated from the coding sequence ATGTTGCTGAAAGACCGAGTCCGTATTGCTCGCCGCTTCCTGCGTTCAATCCGCATTGACACTGATCTTGGTGATCCGAAGGCCCTGGAGGGGTTCGTTTGTCCTCAAACCTCTGCCGAAGTCTTACTCGCTATGGCGAGGCATGTGGCCGAGATCGGGCAAGGCGCGTTCACATGGACCGGCCCCTACGGCAGCGGCAAATCTAGCTTGGTGGTTGCGCTCAGCGCTCTTCTCAACGGAAATGCCGAGCTTCAAGAGCATGCGGCTAAGGTTTTTGGCAGGAAGGTGTCAGATTCTCTGTGGAAAGCTTTGCCGACAGGAACCAAAGGCTGGCGCATTGTCCCCGTCGTGGGAAGACGCGACCACCCCGTTCAAGTCATCGGTGAGGCGCTGAGCGACGCTGGTTTAGTGTCACGTCAGCCAAGAGGCGGCTGGTCTGAAAGCCAGCTCCTCAAAGCTGTGACAGAAGGCGCGGCATTCAGCCCCAAGGCGCACGGCGGCTTAGTTATTTTCATTGATGAAATGGGCAAGTTTCTGGAAGGGGCGGCGCACGAAGGAGCTGATATCTATATCTTCCAGCAGCTCGCAGAACTCGCGTCCCGAAGCAATGGTCGCTTGTTGATCGTCGGCGTCCTCCATCAGGCTTTCGAGGAGTATGCTCATCGGCTCTCGCGCGAAATGCGCGATGAGTGGGCAAAGGTTCAAGGTCGGTTCATCGACCTTGCTGTCAACACTGCTGGCGAAGAACAGATCGACCTCATTTCCCGAGCGATCGAGACCGACCGAAAGGTAGCAAAGCCTAGCAAGGCGGCTCAGCTAGTTGCTTCTTTGGTGCGTGCTGGCCAGCCGAAGGCTGCCGACTATTTGGCACTGCTTTTAGAAAATTGTTGGCCACTGCACCCGGCTGTGGCTTGCCTGCTTGGCCCCATCTCCCGGCGCAGATTTGGGCAGAACCAACGTAGCATATTTGGCTTTTTGAATTCTGCGGAACCGCACGGCTTCCAGGACTTTGTCAACCATACTTCAGATGCTGAAGTCTACGGACCAGACCAACTCTGGGATTACCTGCGTGCAAACCTGGAGTCATCTATTCTCTCATCACCGGATGGACACCGTTGGGCACTGGCGGCGGAAGCAATTGAGAGGTGCGAAGCAATTGGAGGTGATGCACTCCATATTCGGTTGCTGAAGACAATTGCTTTGATTGACCTCTTTAAAGAACGCTCAGGCCTCGTTCCAAGCTTTGAACTGCTGCACGCATGCTTCCCAGACACATCAAAAAAGGCCCTGAAGGATGCTTTGGAGCAACTTGGCAAGTGGTCATTTACGATATTTAAGAAATTTCTCGACGCGCACGCGATATACGCCGGTAGCGACTTTGACATTGATGGAGCAGTGGGGTCGGCTCTTGAAGAGGTTGATGAAATTGACTTTCCTGCTCTTAAGGCCCTCGCTGGTCTTCAGCCTGTCCTTGCGAAGCGGCATTACCACGACACGGGAGCTATGCGTTGGTTTGACGTCAGTATTTGCCCCGTTCGGGACGTGTCGGAGCTTGCCGCGCGCTTTGAGCCACGTGACGGCGCTATCGGCCAGTTTCTCTTAGCTATCCCGAGTGATGGGGAGAGTGAATCCGTCGCGGCAGACCTGTGTCGCGAAGCTGCACGTCACAGCGATCGATGGGATGTCGTGGTCGGCATTTCGAAACGCTCCTGGGCTATTGTACCGCTTGCGCGCGAATTACTTGCGTTGGATATAGTCCGGAACGACAGGCCAGAGCTGGCAGGTGATGTTGTTGCCCGACGCGAGGTTGAAGCCAGAATCGCTGAAATTACCGGGCAACTAGAGATGGAGCTGCACCGTGCATTCGATGGTGCGCTTTGGTATCGAAAGCATCACAAGCCGAAAACTTACCGGCAGGCGGAACTGAATAGCTTGGCTTCTGAGCTCGCCGATCGCCGATTTTCTCAGTGCCCACGATTGCACAACGAACTTCTAAACCGTCAAAAGCCCTCGGCGAGTGCGATTTCTGCGCAGAATATTCTGCTTCGTCGAATGGTTCTCAACGAGGGAGAAGCTCGACTCGGGATCGACAAGTTTCCGGCAGAAGGCGGCTTGTTTGCTTCAATATTGGAAGCAACTGGGCTGTATGCCGAACTAGATAATGGAACGTGGGGATTCCGTTCCCCAGGTGGAGGCCAGTCGGACCTCTTCAGGCTAACACCTGCTTGGGAAGCAGCTTTGCAATTCGTCAAGTCTCAGCAAGGCCGCATTGTTAAAGTTTCAGAGCTTTACGATGTTTGGCGCGAACCGCCATTTGGCATCAAAGATGGCCTAATGCCGATTTTAGCTGTCGCATTCATCTTGGCGGAGCGCGAGAGCGTTGCTGTGTATCGCGAAGGTGTATTCCGGTCGCGCTTCGATGATGTTGACGTGGATTATCTCGCCAAGGATGCTTCGATTATCCAACTTCGGTGGATGAACCTTTCGAAAATGTCCGAGCGGCTTTTATCTGGCATGGCTGAGATCGTGCGAGATTTGGACGTTGGAAACAGGGCCGTCCAGCTAGAGCCCATTGATGTCGCACGGGGCTTGATCGGCATTTATGAACAGCTCCCGCAATGGACAAAGCGCACGATGCGTCTTTCAGACAACGCACTCAAGGTGCGTGACCTCTTTAAGCGCGCACGAGACCCAAACCAGTTCCTGTTTGACGATTTGCCCACGGTGGTTGGTACAAGCGAGCTTGCGAGCGATAGCGACCTTAAACGAGTCGTTGCCGAAGTGCGTCACGGTCTAGGTGAGCTTGCGCAAGCCTATCCGTCGATGCTGCACAAGCTTCGGGATACGATGCTCGCGGAGCTCCAAGTCGTGAATAATGCGCCACAAGCGCTTGCCGGACTGCGAGAGCGGGCCGAGAACATTCGGCAACTCGCGGGTGACTTTCATTTAGACGCCTTCGTTGGCCGCTTGTCACAGTTCAACGGAAGCGACGAGAGCTTTGAAGGCATAGCCAGTCTAGCTGCGAACAAGCCGCCCCGCGATTGGGTGGACCCTGACCTAGATAGGGCGGCTGTTGATCTGACGGACCTTTCCCAGCAGTTCTTGCGGGCCGAGACTTTTGCGCGCGTGAAAGGCCGGCCGGATAAGCGTCAGAGTATCGCCGTCGTCATCGGCATGCAGGGCGGGCGACCTGCGCCGCTACATGAGGAGTTCCAAGTCGCTGACACCGATCGCGCTGCCGTCAAAGATTTGATATCACGCGTTTCGGGGGCGTTGGAGCAGGCTGATATCAAGCAGCGCAATCTGATTCTCGCCGCATTGGCAGAAATCAGCGCGAACTACATGACGGAGCCGCCGCAACCCAAGTCTAAGTCCAAGCGGCAGGCTTCCTCGTAA